A single window of Colletotrichum destructivum chromosome 9, complete sequence DNA harbors:
- a CDS encoding Putative ferric reductase, NAD binding domain, ferric reductase transmembrane component-like protein codes for MDSHLQSQLAARHIQNMSEAASLEPHWGYADRAVPCTNDPGSCAYLDVVYGSHDLGMLYVGILWILIGIILLLWAVGRRALPSLSEEDVLRAALLEDTRASKSFTNRLRQTISSAVNRYLLPDCIRPVFGRTTRLQVLILAVLAAYLLVFSFVGIVYNTWITPVKKMPGVYNTRVSLGPWSDRIGVLAYALTPLSVLFATRESILSLLTGVPYQNFNFLHRWVGYIIVIQSSLHTIGWLVIEVRLYQPQPTVAEEWISQLYMIWGCIALFFLMALYVLSLPPVIRLTGYEFFRKSHYVLAMLYVGACIGHWKNLECFMIPALVIWFLDRAARAVRTALMHHNFIEGKGMGFSAAQAAITLFPDSENGDVVRLDFSHPHDSWSIGQHFYLCFTESSIWQSHPFTPLNAPVTVNGRTNHSYIFRAKGGETKKVAEIAARKLAAAPGEKSEAAPTTSVVLTGPYGDPIVRNVTSDVNVLCVAGGTGVTYVLPVLTSLKKHSAGSRKLELVWVVRHMKDVEWIRPELDALEVGEGPKVIVRIFATRDGGNQVSASGRSESESTSDGGEATGEKQIETSARSVGEVASSDAPRHPEMTAVVRQFVDATVSGRTSVFASGPGSLMSDIREAVAQCNSASKVWKGEERYNVSLVHDERMER; via the coding sequence ATGGACTCTCATCTCCAGAGCCAGCTGGCTGCCCGCCATATTCAAAACATGAGCGAGGCCGCCTCACTAGAACCTCACTGGGGCTACGCAGACCGGGCGGTCCCCTGCACGAACGATCCTGGATCCTGCGCCTATCTCGACGTCGTCTACGGCTCCCATGATCTCGGCATGTTGTATGTCGGCATCTTGTGGATCCTCATTGGCATTATCTTGCTCCTATGGGCCGTTGGCCGACGAGCACTACCATCACTCTCTGAGGAAGACGTGCTACGCGCTGCTCTTCTTGAAGATACCCGCGCAAGCAAGAGCTTCACCAACCGACTGCGCCAAACAATCTCCTCCGCTGTGAACCGATACCTGCTCCCCGATTGCATTCGTCCAGTCTTTGGCCGAACCACTCGCCTCCAGGTCTTGATTCTTGCCGTATTAGCGGCAtacctcctcgtcttctcgttcgtcggcatcgtgTACAACACCTGGATTACCCCCGTCAAGAAGATGCCCGGTGTTTACAACACGAGAGTCAGTCTCGGTCCTTGGTCTGACCGTATAGGGGTCCTCGCCTACGCCCTAACGCCCTTGTCCGTCCTCTTCGCCACTAGGGAGTCTATACTGTCCCTTCTCACCGGCGTGCCCTATCAGAACTTCAATTTTCTTCACCGTTGGGTTGGGTATATCATCGTCATCCAGTCCAGTCTCCATACCATTGGTTGGTTGGTCATCGAGGTCCGCTTGTACCAACCTCAACCCACCGTTGCTGAAGAGTGGATTTCACAGCTCTATATGATCTGGGGCTGCATTGCGCTGTTCTTCCTGATGGCCCTCTACGTTCTCAGCTTGCCCCCTGTCATTCGCCTGACTGGTTACGAGTTCTTCCGCAAGTCTCACTACGTCCTGGCCATGCTGTATGTCGGCGCATGCATCGGCCATTGGAAGAACTTGGAATGCTTCATGATTCCAGCTCTGGTCATCTGGTTCTTGGATCGTGCCGCCCGCGCTGTGAGAACCGCCTTAATGCATCACAACTTCATTGAGGGCAAAGGCATGGGCTTCTCTGCCGCTCAGGCTGCCATCACCCTTTTCCCGGATTCCGAAAatggcgacgtcgtccgcctcgACTTTTCCCACCCCCATGATTCTTGGAGCATTGGCCAGCACTTTTACTTGTGCTTCACGGAGAGTAGCATCTGGCAGTCACATCCTTTTACCCCACTGAACGCTCCCGTGACCGTGAATGGGAGGACCAACCATTCTTACATCTTCCGCGCCAAAGGTGGAGAGACCAAGAAGGTTGCAGAGATCGCTGCCCGCAAGTTAGCTGCTGCTCCAGGAGAAAAGAGTGAGGCTGCGCCTACGACTTCGGTTGTCCTAACGGGTCCTTACGGTGACCCGATCGTTCGGAACGTCACCTCAGATGTCAACGTACTATGCGTTGCAGGCGGGACCGGCGTGACGTACGTTCTCCCCGTTCTGACGAGCTTGAAGAAGCACTCTGCGGGATCACGGAAGCTTGAGCTTGTCTGGGTCGTGCGTCACATGAAGGATGTTGAATGGATCAGGCCTGAGCTCGATGCTTTGGAGGTCGGGGAGGGACCAAAAGTCATAGTTCGCATCTTCGCAACACGCGATGGCGGCAATCAAGTTTCGGCGTCTGGGCGATCCGAGTCTGAGTCGACGTCCGACGGGGGAGAGGCCACCGGCGAAAAGCAAATCGAGACATCAGCTAGATCGGTGGGAGAGGTAGCGTCTAGCGATGCCCCGCGACACCCCGAGATGACGGCAGTCGTGCGGCAGTTCGTGGATGCAACGGTTTCCGGTAGGACATCGGTCTTCGCCAGTGGACCTGGAAGCTTGATGTCCGACATTCGAGAGGCTGTGGCGCAATGCAACTCGGCGAGCAAGGTGTGGAAAGGGGAGGAGCGTTACAATGTGTCTCTCGTCCACGATGAGCGAATGGAGCGATGA
- a CDS encoding Putative Ctr copper transporter: protein MDHGSMSSSTADCKMSMLWNWYTIDACFLSETWQIKNGGMFAASCIGVSLLTVFLEVFRRLGKEYDALIQRQFQARAAELQARIPKETNCCETQAVVAPQTLVFRASPLQQFIRSIIHAATFGLAYIVMLLAMYYNGYLIISIIIGAGLGKFLCDWLVVRVVLEAPAASTSTAVGIEEPSVCCG, encoded by the exons ATGGATCACGGCTCGATGAGCAGCTCCACGGCCGACTGCAAGATGTCG ATGCTGTGGAACTGGTACACCATTGATGCTT GTTTTCTCTCCGAAACGTGGCAGATAAAAAACGGCGGCATGTTTGCCGCCAGCTGCATCGGTGTTAGTCTGCTCACTGTATTCCTCGAAGTCTTCCGCCGTCTCGGGAAGGAATATGATGCTCTCATCCAGCGCCAGTTCCaagcccgcgccgccgaacTCCAGGCTCGCATACCGAAGGAAACCAACTGCTGCGAAACCCAGGCCGTCGTTGCGCCGCAAACCCTCGTCTTCCGTGCATCGCCTTTGCAGCAGTTCATCCGGTCCATAATCCACGCTGCTACGTTCGGTCTTGCATACATTGTCATGTTGCTGGCCATGTACTACAATGGGTATCTCATCATATCCATCATCATTGGGGCTGGCCTTGGCAAGTTTCTATGCGACTGGCTCGTCGTCCGCGTCGTCTTGGAAGCCCCCGCAGCATCAACCTCTACTGCTGTTGGCATTGAGGAGCCGAGTGTGTGCTGCGGTTGA